A stretch of the Halorussus salinus genome encodes the following:
- the ddh gene encoding D-2-hydroxyacid dehydrogenase yields MQLQRLGVHESVGAVFPPERLRDALADEESDLAVPVVGDDELADCDAVVTFEYAEEFLDAEIGWIHSIQAGYDRFPLDRLEAEGVALTNSTGIHDASVGEFAVGLMLSFARRIHTYVRSQQAREWTHPEWDEPFTLDGEELCVVGLGTLGRGIAERADALGMEVVGVRRSGEPTPHTEEVYTPDRLHEAIADARFVALAVPLTDETEGLVGAPEFDAMAEEAYLLNVARGSVVVEDELVAALREGAIAGAGLDVFEEEPLPEDSPLWDFEEVVVTPHRAAAERDYYRHIADLVRRNVERVQKGEELTNRVV; encoded by the coding sequence ATGCAGTTACAACGTCTCGGCGTTCACGAGTCCGTCGGCGCGGTGTTCCCGCCCGAACGACTCCGCGACGCGCTCGCGGACGAGGAGTCGGACCTCGCGGTCCCCGTCGTCGGTGACGACGAACTGGCCGACTGCGACGCGGTCGTGACCTTCGAGTACGCCGAGGAGTTCCTCGACGCCGAAATCGGGTGGATTCACTCGATTCAGGCCGGGTACGACAGGTTTCCCCTCGACCGTCTCGAAGCGGAGGGCGTCGCCCTGACCAACAGCACGGGCATCCACGACGCCAGCGTCGGCGAGTTCGCGGTCGGCCTGATGCTCTCGTTCGCGCGCCGCATCCACACGTACGTCCGGAGCCAGCAGGCCCGCGAGTGGACCCACCCCGAATGGGACGAGCCGTTCACGCTCGACGGCGAGGAGTTGTGCGTCGTCGGTCTCGGGACCCTCGGGCGGGGCATCGCCGAGCGCGCCGACGCGCTTGGCATGGAAGTCGTCGGCGTCCGGCGCTCGGGCGAACCGACGCCGCACACCGAGGAGGTCTACACGCCCGACCGACTCCACGAAGCCATCGCGGACGCTCGCTTCGTCGCCCTCGCGGTGCCGCTGACAGACGAAACCGAGGGACTGGTCGGTGCCCCGGAGTTCGACGCGATGGCCGAGGAGGCCTACCTGCTCAACGTCGCCCGCGGGTCGGTCGTCGTGGAAGACGAGTTGGTCGCCGCGCTCCGCGAGGGCGCAATCGCGGGCGCTGGCCTCGACGTGTTCGAGGAGGAACCGCTCCCCGAGGACTCGCCGCTGTGGGACTTCGAGGAGGTCGTCGTGACGCCCCACCGCGCCGCGGCCGAGCGCGATTACTACCGGCACATCGCGGACTTGGTTCGCCGGAACGTCGAGCGCGTGCAGAAGGGCGAGGAGTTGACGAATCGAGTAGTGTGA
- a CDS encoding halocin C8-like domain-containing protein — protein sequence MSDKDIPRSNDSEADSGFDRRNVLKTLGAGAAATAFGLGNAAAKTQGGLSESDIPWDFTEIEGGRKKGLLKRLSQTSEYDQLLDIVAEKGGELTETSEAARLEANGKTREVVSVAVDSDSEGELFVNIGRDLSEGVSVANVTEKFYADDGILQKKVVYDVLSDADLSTATTDNVAIESTSFGATKKVVEVEDEIRTAIDNAKDRIEGESGDQITTQGVCGECKWAAVLICQNGCGLAGGLACGILGITAIGGVACTTLVSVTCSLAAYYGCSETGVGEAACEEVGLC from the coding sequence ATGTCCGACAAAGACATTCCCCGAAGCAACGACAGCGAAGCGGACAGTGGATTCGATCGACGTAACGTACTGAAGACGCTCGGTGCTGGTGCCGCAGCGACGGCGTTCGGTCTCGGTAACGCCGCCGCGAAAACGCAGGGCGGCCTCAGCGAGTCCGACATTCCGTGGGACTTCACGGAGATCGAAGGCGGCCGAAAGAAGGGCCTCCTCAAGCGTCTCAGCCAAACGTCGGAGTACGACCAGCTCCTCGACATCGTCGCCGAGAAAGGTGGCGAACTTACCGAAACTTCCGAGGCCGCGCGTCTCGAGGCGAACGGTAAGACCCGCGAAGTCGTCTCGGTTGCCGTCGACTCGGACTCCGAGGGCGAACTCTTCGTGAACATCGGCCGCGACCTCAGCGAGGGCGTCTCGGTCGCTAACGTCACCGAGAAGTTCTACGCAGACGACGGCATTCTCCAGAAGAAAGTCGTCTACGACGTTCTGAGCGACGCCGACCTCAGCACCGCGACCACCGACAACGTCGCCATCGAGTCGACGAGCTTCGGCGCGACGAAGAAGGTCGTCGAGGTCGAGGACGAGATTCGGACGGCCATCGACAACGCCAAAGACCGCATCGAGGGCGAGTCTGGAGACCAGATCACCACGCAAGGCGTCTGTGGCGAGTGTAAGTGGGCCGCGGTCCTCATCTGTCAGAACGGCTGTGGACTCGCTGGCGGTCTCGCCTGTGGTATCCTCGGCATCACCGCCATCGGCGGTGTCGCCTGTACGACGCTCGTCAGTGTCACCTGCTCGCTGGCGGCCTACTACGGCTGCTCGGAGACGGGCGTCGGCGAGGCGGCGTGCGAAGAAGTCGGTCTCTGCTGA
- a CDS encoding NUDIX domain-containing protein — protein MDETHVVTCFLRNRGEVLLLRRSEEVGSYPGRWGGVAGHAEGDPDRAARDEIAEETGLLDACTLAREGVTFTFEDEDLGIAWTVHPYLFDCERRDAETDWETSEFEWVHPTEILRRETVPNLWASYSRVGPTIRQVAEDSDHGSAYLSVRALEVLRDRAGSFAERDGVGWAQLVAVAEKLLDARPSMAAVANRVNRAMAAAAEERSPTAVERAAREGIERAYRADEEAAANAADEIRGESVLTLSRSGTLLDALPAARRVFVAESRPAREGVGVAAELAASGGESDGSGPRVTLHTDAAVAHVLATEEVDRMVVGADAILPDGRVVNKTGTRGAALAASREGIPVYAVAASDKVRTDDAVHLENGDPAAVYDGDAELTALNPTFDVTPAAAISRVVTERGVLAENSIGAVADELRVSAAWRDK, from the coding sequence ATGGACGAGACCCACGTCGTGACCTGTTTCCTGCGGAACCGCGGCGAAGTACTCCTCCTGCGTCGCTCCGAGGAGGTCGGGTCCTATCCCGGCAGATGGGGCGGCGTCGCGGGTCACGCCGAGGGCGACCCCGACCGGGCGGCCCGCGACGAGATAGCAGAGGAGACGGGGCTTCTGGACGCCTGCACGCTCGCTCGGGAAGGCGTGACGTTCACCTTCGAGGACGAGGACCTCGGTATCGCGTGGACCGTCCACCCCTATCTCTTCGACTGCGAGCGCCGCGACGCCGAGACCGACTGGGAGACTAGCGAGTTCGAGTGGGTCCACCCGACCGAGATACTGCGGCGCGAGACCGTCCCGAACCTCTGGGCGTCGTACTCGCGGGTCGGCCCGACCATCCGGCAGGTCGCCGAGGATTCGGACCACGGGTCGGCGTACCTCTCGGTCCGGGCGCTGGAGGTTCTGCGCGACCGGGCGGGGTCGTTCGCGGAGCGCGACGGAGTCGGGTGGGCGCAACTCGTCGCCGTCGCCGAAAAGCTCCTCGACGCCCGCCCGAGCATGGCCGCGGTCGCCAATCGCGTGAACCGCGCGATGGCCGCGGCCGCAGAGGAGCGAAGCCCGACGGCCGTCGAGCGCGCCGCCCGCGAGGGCATCGAGCGAGCCTACCGCGCGGACGAGGAGGCCGCCGCGAACGCCGCCGACGAGATTCGGGGCGAGTCGGTCCTGACCCTCTCGCGGTCGGGAACCCTGCTGGACGCCCTGCCCGCGGCCCGGCGGGTCTTCGTCGCCGAGTCGCGCCCGGCACGGGAGGGCGTCGGCGTCGCCGCAGAGTTGGCCGCGAGCGGCGGGGAATCCGACGGCTCCGGTCCCCGCGTGACGCTCCACACCGACGCCGCAGTCGCCCACGTGCTGGCGACCGAGGAGGTAGACCGCATGGTCGTCGGCGCGGACGCGATTCTGCCCGACGGGCGCGTCGTGAACAAGACCGGGACGCGGGGCGCGGCACTCGCCGCGAGTCGCGAGGGCATCCCGGTCTACGCCGTCGCCGCGAGCGACAAGGTGCGGACCGACGACGCGGTGCATCTGGAGAACGGCGACCCCGCGGCAGTGTACGACGGCGACGCCGAACTCACGGCGCTGAATCCGACCTTCGACGTGACGCCCGCGGCCGCGATTTCGCGGGTCGTCACGGAGCGGGGCGTGCTGGCCGAGAACAGCATCGGAGCCGTAGCTGACGAACTGCGGGTCTCGGCGGCGTGGCGCGACAAATGA
- a CDS encoding Hvo_1808 family surface protein, with amino-acid sequence MLSQGSKLTAVLLVIAMLGSGVAGATLGGTTADAAAPTERTPSASVQDGSATTQDGTGVGQTGTNCAATPPENGADPDSDVKGWENGVWYDESIDVNQDDGVQRAERRKIVSRTMARVEAVRCVEFDQRVPVSVLSREEFRQRQASQNASAELRTFDNAKFEALLLVGEDEDSIAVQNENRGSGVLGFYSPRNDRIVVIAESAEELRIDELTLAHELMHAWQDQQFDLAGSPFDGQLRDQVNARNGVVEGDASYTETLYQRQCGANWDCLDATRSGSAGQLANIGVYLMKFQPYSDGPAFVRMVRNVGGWEAVNDLYGNLPASTEQVIHPLRYESDPPTNVTLNDTATDSWSRVRAPDRPGYARLGEAAVMMSFVYPYYHSQGQTQLVSAAEWFDYNQSGNVSEFDPLNYESNYSTGWDGDRLHVYENENGSLSYVWKLAWDSPQNAQQFVGGYERLLQYWGGQQIGPNAWRIPDGKFADAFYVDIDGRNVTIVNAPTVAELSEVRPEVGPVTVTNATTESSDANETTAT; translated from the coding sequence ATGCTATCACAGGGCAGTAAGCTTACAGCCGTACTACTGGTAATCGCGATGCTCGGGTCCGGCGTCGCCGGGGCGACACTCGGGGGGACGACCGCCGACGCGGCGGCCCCGACGGAACGGACGCCGAGCGCGAGCGTACAGGACGGGAGCGCGACGACACAGGACGGGACCGGCGTCGGACAGACCGGGACGAACTGCGCGGCGACTCCACCCGAGAACGGGGCGGACCCCGACTCCGACGTGAAAGGGTGGGAGAACGGCGTCTGGTACGACGAGTCCATCGACGTGAACCAAGACGACGGGGTGCAAAGGGCCGAGCGCCGCAAGATAGTCTCGCGGACGATGGCCCGCGTCGAGGCGGTGCGGTGCGTCGAGTTCGACCAACGCGTGCCCGTGTCGGTCCTCAGCCGCGAGGAGTTCCGCCAGCGACAGGCCAGCCAGAACGCGTCGGCGGAACTCCGCACGTTCGACAACGCGAAGTTCGAGGCGTTGCTCCTCGTCGGCGAGGACGAGGACTCCATCGCGGTCCAGAACGAGAACCGGGGGAGCGGCGTCCTCGGGTTCTACAGCCCGCGAAACGACCGCATCGTCGTCATCGCCGAGAGCGCCGAGGAGCTACGAATCGACGAACTCACGCTGGCTCACGAACTGATGCACGCGTGGCAGGACCAGCAGTTCGACCTCGCGGGGAGTCCCTTCGACGGGCAACTGCGCGACCAAGTGAACGCCCGGAACGGCGTCGTCGAGGGGGACGCGAGCTACACCGAGACGCTCTACCAGCGACAGTGCGGCGCGAACTGGGACTGTCTCGACGCGACGCGGAGCGGGAGCGCGGGTCAGCTCGCCAACATCGGGGTCTACCTGATGAAGTTCCAGCCCTACAGCGACGGTCCGGCGTTCGTCCGCATGGTCCGGAACGTCGGCGGATGGGAGGCCGTCAACGACCTCTACGGGAACCTGCCCGCGAGTACCGAGCAGGTCATCCACCCGCTCCGGTACGAGAGCGACCCGCCGACCAACGTGACGCTGAACGACACCGCGACCGATAGCTGGTCGCGCGTGCGAGCGCCCGACCGGCCGGGCTACGCCCGACTCGGCGAGGCCGCGGTGATGATGTCGTTCGTCTACCCCTACTACCACAGCCAAGGCCAGACGCAACTCGTCTCGGCCGCCGAGTGGTTCGACTACAACCAGTCGGGCAACGTCAGCGAGTTCGACCCGCTGAACTACGAGTCGAACTACTCGACAGGGTGGGACGGCGACCGACTCCACGTCTACGAGAACGAGAACGGCTCGCTGAGCTACGTCTGGAAGCTGGCGTGGGACTCACCGCAGAACGCCCAGCAGTTCGTGGGTGGCTACGAGCGACTGCTGCAGTACTGGGGTGGCCAGCAGATCGGCCCGAACGCGTGGCGCATCCCGGACGGCAAGTTCGCCGACGCGTTCTACGTGGACATCGACGGCCGGAACGTGACCATCGTAAACGCGCCGACCGTCGCGGAGCTATCGGAAGTCCGGCCCGAAGTCGGTCCGGTGACGGTGACGAACGCGACGACCGAATCGAGCGACGCGAACGAGACGACGGCGACGTAG
- a CDS encoding metallophosphoesterase family protein, which produces MEVAILSDTHVPSRADRLPDWVADRVREADHTIHAGDFDSPAAYETVADLAAEEFTAVAGNMDPPSLDLPTVATVEVSGTTFVVTHGTAATEAEYEETIAEAISDELTGPGIAVAGHTHAVVDDDIEGIRFLNPGSATGADPANVATMMAVEILEGDVTVEVYVEDERVEEFDEYPE; this is translated from the coding sequence ATGGAAGTCGCTATCCTCAGTGACACGCACGTCCCGTCGCGCGCGGACCGACTCCCCGACTGGGTGGCCGACCGGGTCCGCGAGGCCGACCACACCATCCACGCGGGCGACTTCGACAGTCCCGCGGCCTACGAGACCGTCGCGGACCTCGCGGCCGAGGAGTTCACGGCCGTCGCGGGGAACATGGACCCGCCGTCGCTCGACCTGCCGACCGTCGCCACCGTCGAGGTGTCGGGCACGACGTTCGTCGTGACCCACGGAACGGCGGCCACGGAAGCGGAGTACGAGGAGACCATCGCGGAGGCCATCAGCGACGAGTTGACTGGGCCGGGCATCGCGGTCGCGGGCCACACCCACGCGGTCGTGGACGACGACATCGAGGGCATCCGGTTCTTGAATCCGGGGAGCGCGACCGGTGCCGACCCCGCGAACGTGGCGACGATGATGGCGGTCGAGATTCTGGAGGGCGACGTGACCGTCGAGGTGTACGTCGAAGACGAGCGCGTCGAGGAGTTCGATGAGTATCCGGAGTAG
- a CDS encoding coenzyme F420-0:L-glutamate ligase codes for MNVFAVPGLPEVRPGDDIAALVDSQADLRDDDVLLVASTIVSKAEGRRADLADFPAGPRAREIAERLEEISGDEKDPRFAQAVLEESTEIIMEAPFLLTATKFGHVGVNAGIDRSNVGGAGEGEAGDDGADLLLLPERPSESAARIRENLESDPAVVVTDTSGRPFRHGQRGVAIGWSGIPASRDWRGEEDRDGHELEVTVEAVVDELAAAANLVTGEGDDGLPVAVVRDWEFGDHEGSDNLYRDIEGDFVRQALRGWEFARD; via the coding sequence ATGAACGTGTTCGCGGTGCCGGGACTCCCCGAGGTCCGGCCGGGCGACGATATCGCCGCCCTCGTAGACTCGCAGGCCGACCTGCGTGACGACGACGTACTGCTGGTCGCCAGCACCATCGTCTCGAAAGCGGAGGGTCGTCGCGCCGACTTGGCGGACTTCCCGGCGGGACCCAGAGCGAGAGAAATCGCGGAGCGACTGGAGGAGATTTCGGGCGACGAGAAAGACCCCCGGTTCGCGCAGGCCGTGCTGGAGGAGAGTACCGAGATAATCATGGAGGCACCGTTCCTGCTGACCGCGACGAAGTTCGGCCACGTCGGCGTCAACGCGGGCATCGACCGGTCGAACGTCGGCGGAGCGGGCGAGGGCGAAGCGGGCGACGACGGCGCGGACTTGCTCTTGCTCCCGGAGCGCCCGAGCGAGAGCGCGGCCCGGATACGCGAGAATCTCGAATCGGACCCCGCCGTCGTCGTGACCGACACCTCCGGGCGACCGTTCCGGCACGGCCAGCGCGGCGTCGCCATCGGGTGGTCGGGCATCCCGGCGAGTCGGGACTGGCGCGGCGAGGAGGACCGCGACGGCCACGAACTCGAAGTCACCGTGGAGGCCGTGGTGGACGAACTCGCGGCCGCGGCGAACCTCGTGACCGGCGAGGGCGACGACGGCCTGCCCGTGGCGGTCGTCCGCGACTGGGAGTTCGGCGACCACGAGGGGAGCGACAACCTCTACCGGGACATCGAGGGCGACTTCGTGCGACAGGCGCTCAGGGGGTGGGAGTTTGCGCGGGATTGA
- a CDS encoding 5,10-methylenetetrahydromethanopterin reductase, whose product MRGIELTPEHPVSDLVDIGQWAEEAGFDTLFASCHYNNRDPFVVLDRVAAATDDLRVGPGVANPYESHPVSLASRVATLEETSDGRAVYGLGAGDRSTLRNLGFERDKPLRRVLESMKVAQKLWSGERVDHDGTFRATDAGLNYADAIGGGEVGEAERAGDDADASSEIPVYVGAQGPHMIRMAAKHADGVLVNASHPDDFAWADEQVAEGLADRPSSRGGPEAFDFAAYASVSVADETDEAREAARPPVAFIAAGAAPPVLDRHGIESDAAERIGDAIESGEFTDAFERVTPAMIDAFCIAGTPDEAAEKIAGVLEYADSFVAGSPLGPDPKEAVELVAAALDETE is encoded by the coding sequence TTGCGCGGGATTGAACTCACGCCCGAGCATCCCGTCTCGGACCTCGTGGACATCGGCCAGTGGGCCGAGGAGGCCGGGTTCGACACCCTCTTCGCCAGTTGCCACTACAACAACCGCGACCCCTTCGTCGTCCTCGACCGGGTGGCCGCGGCGACCGACGACCTCCGGGTCGGGCCGGGCGTCGCCAACCCCTACGAGAGCCACCCCGTCTCGCTGGCCTCGCGGGTCGCCACGCTGGAGGAAACCAGCGACGGCCGGGCGGTCTACGGTCTCGGCGCGGGCGACCGCTCGACGCTCCGGAACCTCGGATTCGAGCGCGACAAGCCCCTCCGGCGCGTGCTGGAGTCGATGAAGGTCGCCCAGAAGCTCTGGTCCGGCGAGCGCGTGGACCACGACGGGACCTTTCGGGCGACCGACGCGGGCCTGAACTACGCCGACGCCATCGGCGGGGGCGAAGTGGGTGAGGCTGAGCGAGCAGGTGACGACGCCGACGCCAGCAGTGAGATTCCGGTCTACGTCGGCGCGCAGGGACCCCACATGATTCGGATGGCGGCGAAACACGCCGACGGCGTGCTGGTCAACGCCTCCCACCCCGACGACTTCGCGTGGGCCGACGAGCAGGTCGCGGAGGGACTCGCAGACCGGCCCTCCTCGCGGGGCGGCCCCGAAGCGTTCGACTTCGCGGCCTACGCCAGCGTCAGCGTCGCCGACGAGACCGACGAGGCTCGGGAGGCCGCGCGCCCGCCGGTCGCGTTCATCGCGGCCGGAGCGGCCCCGCCGGTCCTCGACAGGCACGGTATCGAGAGCGACGCGGCCGAGCGAATCGGCGATGCCATCGAGTCGGGCGAGTTCACCGACGCCTTCGAGCGAGTGACGCCCGCGATGATAGACGCCTTCTGCATCGCCGGGACGCCAGACGAGGCCGCCGAGAAGATAGCTGGCGTGTTGGAGTACGCCGACAGCTTCGTCGCCGGGTCGCCGCTCGGCCCGGACCCTAAGGAGGCGGTCGAACTCGTCGCGGCGGCGCTGGACGAGACCGAGTAG